In Zingiber officinale cultivar Zhangliang chromosome 1A, Zo_v1.1, whole genome shotgun sequence, a genomic segment contains:
- the LOC122023952 gene encoding kinesin-like protein KIN-10A, producing MAPPTPASTPTPAPRSAPSTPHHQLHVHHHPPKTIPKHRLRFPSPNIKFHGAPAPPPPIADHPVEVIGRIRDPPADLRKDKDRDWDKSSSAAVEISDDSRSVRVRTDVGYREFALDGVSMSENEDLEGFYRRFVSSRVEGVRLGAKCTIMMYGPTGSGKSHTMFGCPKQPGIVYRALRDILGQGDENDDEGEAIGAALFVQVAVLEIYNEEIYDLLSGASNGVGGPGLGLLKGNNNTPKVRLEFMGKKFKNASYISGNEAAKITREVAKVEKRRIVKSTLCNERSSRSHCIIILDVPSVGGKLMLVDMAGSENIEAAGQTGLEAKMQTAKINQGNIALKRVVESIANGDSHVPFRDSKLTMLLQDSFEDDKSKILMILCASPDPKETHKTISTLEYGAKAKCIVRVSLTHLPTFKDKVDSDESLILLRSRIVAMNEFIFKLQMENKLKEKERDEARKELLQKEAELAELRTKIQHIEGRKSEIKEEEINLKVDQRTKTLKSELTLMEERTLQQKQELDMLRQRLEEVELERCKVVEKALQDIDGGRLVKRLETYSGEQGMVKSMELDMGEIHDTNVVKEIKEDSCQSESYKKLFQLDPSLASIEEEANASMSRFPDKVCLSTVFEEDEEEEQEERESIEDEVDKEVVEEHTDRAGGTHGFNSLVDPGVRGNNNNNADCVFPSYLSCEVGSENNSTEITKDPASARKTRIQNIFRLCGNHRELAQQVKTSSPLQRGPQDENKQPSPLALRKVLGSNLGLQAEQPQATPKYMLVSDSILKESPVSALILPFASLELKEEQKSANKELKRSASSERYQDKKENESPKDMESDKYIDIYVKWEASKEFSGGLIRKLKVLKNSSLADLRKLIESNLEGDNKKFTFLLLGDPSGAPVSKEKEASSQVNKLPTCNNQMNGYLACLRPVKKPIQNPDHVPFGSLENTLSPGLTSQLSDVFSPKVDRLNTSYLTSF from the exons ATGGCGCCCCCGACGCCCGCTTCCACTCCTACTCCGGCTCCAAGAAGCGCTCCGTCGACTCCCCACCACCAGCTTCACGTCCATCACCACCCGCCTAAGACCATCCCTAAGCACCGCCTCCGCTTCCCGAGCCCTAACATTAAATTCCATGGCGCCCCCGCTCCGCCTCCTCCCATCGCCGACCACCCCGTCGAGGTCATCGGCAGGATCCGTGACCCCCCTGCCGACCTCCGCAAGGACAAGGACAGGGACTGGGACAAGTCGTCCTCCGCCGCCGTCGAGATCTCCGACGATTCCCGCTCCGTCCGCGTGCGCACCGACGTTGGCTACCGCGAATTCGCCCTCGACGGCGTTTCCATGTCGGAGAACGAGGACCTGGAAGGCTTCTACCGCCGGTTCGTGTCGTCGAGGGTGGAGGGCGTGCGCCTGGGTGCCAAGTGCACCATCATGATGTACGGGCCTACTGGATCCGGGAAGAGCCATACCATGTTCGGCTGCCCCAAGCAGCCCGGCATCGTCTACAGAGCTCTCAGGGACATCTTGGGACAAGGAGATGAAAATGATGATGAAGGCGAGGCAATCGGGGCCGCTCTCTTTGTCCAGGTTGCGGTCCTAGAGATTTACAACGAGGAGATCTACGATCTTCTTTCGGGAGCTTCCAACGGAGTAGGAGGACCCGGCCTCGGCCTTCTTAAAGGCAATAATAATACGCCCAAG GTTCGGTTGGAATTTATGGGTAAGAAGTTCAAAAATGCTAGTTATATATCAGGAAATGAAGCTGCAAAAATAACTCGGGAAGTTGCCAAAGTAGAGAAGCGCCGGATTGTTAAAAGCACCCTTTGTAATGAAAGAAGTTCAAGGAGTCATTGCATT ATAATCTTAGATGTTCCATCTGTGGGAGGAAAGTTGATGCTTGTTGACATGGCTGGTTCTGAAAATATAGAAGCAGCTGGTCAAACTGGCCTTGAAGCAAAGATGCAG ACGGCTAAAATAAATCAAGGGAACATTGCTTTAAAAAGGGTGGTTGAATCCATTGCAAATGGTGATTCGCATGTTCCATTCAGAGACAGCAAGCTCACAATGCTATTGCAG GATTCTTTTGAGGATGATAAATCAAAGATTTTGATGATTCTGTGTGCAAGCCCTGATCCCAAGGAAACCCACAAGACTATTTCGACGCTTGAATATGGAGCTAAAGCAAAATGTATTGTTCGTGTTAGTCTTACTCATTTGCCAACTTTCAAGGACAAAGTTGATTCAGATGAGTCATTAATACTATTAAGATCAAGAATTGTTGCAATGAATGAATTTATTTTCAAGTTACAAATGGAGAACAAACTTAAAGAGAAAGAACGCGATGAAGCTCGGAAGGAACTGTTGCAGAAAGAAGCGGAACTAGCAGAGCTCAGAACAAAAATCCAGCACATTGAAGGAAGGAAATCAGAAATCAAGGAAGAAGAGATCAACTTGAAGGTTGACCAAAGAACTAAGACTTTAAAATCAGAATTGACTTTGATGGAAGAAAGAACGCTACAACAGAAGCAGGAGCTTGATATGCTAAGGCAGAGACTCGAGGAAGTTGAACTTGAAAGATGCAAAGTTGTTGAGAAGGCATTGCAAGACATAGATGGTGGAAGACTTGTGAAGCGACTAGAGACTTATTCTGGAGAACAAGGAATGGTAAAATCTATGGAGTTAGACATGGGAGAGATACATGATACTAATGtagtaaaagagataaaagaggaCTCGTGCCAATCTGAAAGTTACAAGAAACTGTTCCAACTGGATCCTTCTCTTGCGTCGATTGAAGAGGAGGCTAATGCCAGTATGAGTAGATTCCCTGACAAGGTTTGTCTTAGCACTGTAtttgaggaagatgaagaagaagaacaagaagaaagaGAGAGCATTGAAGATGAGGTCGACAAGGAAGTTGTAGAAGAGCACACGGATCGTGCCGGTGGAACTCATGGCTTCAATTCTTTAGTTGACCCTGGAGTCAGGggaaacaacaataataatgccGACTGCGTCTTTCCTAGTTACTTGTCTTGCGAGGTAGGATCAGAGAACAACTCTACTGAAATCACAAAAGATCCTGCATCTGCCAGAAAAACGCGCATCCAAAATATTTTCAGACTGTGCGGCAACCACAGAGAGCTAGCCCAACAGGTGAAAACTTCCAGCCCATTGCAGAGAGGACCTCAGGATGAGAATAAGCAGCCTTCTCCATTAGCACTACGCAAGGTACTTGGATCAAATTTGGGCTTGCAAGCGGAGCAGCCGCAAGCTACACCTAAATATATGCTGGTTTCTGACTCAATACTCAAGGAAAGCCCAGTGTCTGCACTTATTCTGCCATTTGCCTCGCTGGAACTCAAAGAAGAGCAGAAATCAGCAAATAAGGAGCTCAAACGCAGTGCGTCATCTGAACGGTACCAGGACAAGAAGGAGAATGAGAGCCCTAAAGACATGGAGTCCGACAAATATATAGACATATATGTGAAATGGGAGGCCTCAAAGGAGTTTTCTGGGGGTCTGATCAGGAAGCTTAAGGTGTTGAAGAACTCAAGTCTTGCTGACTTGCGCAAACTTATTGAGAGCAATCTTGAGGGTGACAACAAGAAGTTTACATTTCTGTTGCTTGGG GATCCTTCAGGAGCTCCAGTATCCAAGGAAAAGGAAGCATCTTCTCAAGTCAATAAACTACCTACATGCAACAACCAAATGAATGGCTATCTCGCATGTTTGCGACCCGTCAAGAAACCAATCCAGAATCCAGATCACGTTCCATTTGGTTCGTTAGAAAATACACTCTCACCCGGGCTTACTTCACAGCTTTCTGATGTCTTTTCACCTAAAGTCGATCGGCTAAACACTAGCTACCTTACTAGCTTTTAG